The Nitrospinaceae bacterium genome window below encodes:
- a CDS encoding MerR family transcriptional regulator has translation MKTFRINQVARITGLSKEVLRVWEKRYRLLSPERGPNRYRLYNEQDIDLLKFLVEEIKQGQSIGELASLGKDEILARVREKGKKEPESLPRDQILVELEKYLLPLDPLAFEKRLNDLMVLSPFEEVFKRILVPLQIRVGELWFEDKLDISIEHYVTAQVKQKLFTAINMIGIEQHGPKVLIACPPWELHEIGAQMIAYFCATRKGRVIFLGANLPLANLIHFCSQTKPDVVILSCTSDISENKARAFFTELSHKISTHKCPVWVGGQGIRSVEPAFEKAKIKIVNGLEDLEKLLGELASRQLF, from the coding sequence ATGAAAACGTTCAGAATCAATCAGGTGGCAAGAATCACGGGTCTTTCAAAGGAAGTTCTTCGGGTGTGGGAAAAACGGTACCGGTTGCTGTCCCCGGAAAGGGGCCCGAACCGCTACCGTCTCTACAATGAGCAAGATATTGATTTGTTGAAGTTTTTGGTTGAGGAAATTAAACAGGGCCAATCGATTGGCGAACTGGCCTCGTTGGGGAAAGATGAAATTCTGGCTCGTGTGAGGGAGAAGGGGAAAAAAGAACCGGAATCATTGCCCAGGGATCAAATATTGGTGGAGCTGGAAAAATATTTATTGCCGCTGGACCCATTAGCTTTTGAAAAAAGACTTAATGACTTAATGGTCTTATCGCCTTTTGAGGAGGTCTTTAAAAGGATTCTCGTGCCCCTACAAATCCGGGTGGGGGAACTCTGGTTTGAGGACAAGCTGGATATTTCGATCGAGCACTATGTTACGGCGCAGGTAAAACAAAAACTTTTTACCGCCATTAATATGATTGGTATCGAGCAACATGGGCCGAAAGTTTTGATTGCCTGTCCACCCTGGGAGCTCCATGAAATAGGAGCTCAAATGATTGCCTATTTTTGCGCAACTCGAAAGGGTCGGGTGATTTTTCTTGGTGCTAATTTACCCTTGGCAAATTTAATTCATTTTTGCTCCCAGACAAAACCGGATGTTGTCATATTATCCTGCACTTCAGACATCAGCGAAAATAAAGCCAGGGCTTTTTTTACGGAGTTATCCCATAAAATTTCGACCCACAAATGCCCGGTTTGGGTTGGAGGACAGGGAATAAGGAGCGTGGAGCCGGCTTTCGAAAAAGCAAAAATCAAAATCGTAAACGGCTTAGAGGATCTGGAGAAACTACTAGGTGAACTGGCATCCCGGCAATTATTCTAG
- a CDS encoding polyamine-transporting ATPase, which translates to MVHLKSLSKSFSGNTVIEEVSLEISAGERFILLGRSGCGKTTLLRLLAGFEKPDRGAILIDGKDVVPLPVERRPVGFIFQNHALFPHMSVYDNIAVGLRIRKTPEPEIARRIAEILEITRLTPLRDAYPGRLSGGESQRVAIARAIINRPKILLLDEPLSALDAGLRQSLREELREMQKTLGITFLFVTHDQEEAMGLAHRMGILEEGRLLQVGAPADLYNHPKSPFVAGFLGAVNRFSGKVERQNADHTVVALGGGVKINCEPRSDYPPGKAVSCFIRPEKMFFHSERTMGPSYNRVKALIAEKTFLGNQTQYQTKLENRQMCTVSVPHDSGQDKFTPLDTGDRVEILFSAKDVMQFKD; encoded by the coding sequence ATGGTTCATCTAAAGTCTCTTTCAAAATCTTTCTCCGGAAACACCGTTATTGAGGAGGTGTCTCTTGAAATCTCAGCCGGCGAACGATTCATCCTGCTGGGCCGAAGTGGTTGCGGTAAAACCACCCTGCTTCGACTGCTGGCCGGATTCGAGAAACCGGACCGCGGAGCCATTTTAATCGACGGTAAAGATGTCGTCCCCTTACCCGTAGAACGACGACCGGTGGGCTTCATTTTTCAAAACCACGCCCTGTTTCCACACATGTCGGTTTACGATAACATCGCCGTGGGATTAAGAATCCGCAAAACGCCAGAACCAGAAATCGCACGACGGATCGCTGAGATCCTGGAGATCACCCGTCTCACTCCATTGCGCGACGCTTACCCGGGCCGGCTGAGCGGAGGAGAATCGCAGCGGGTCGCCATCGCCCGCGCCATCATCAACCGGCCTAAAATCCTTCTGCTGGATGAACCGCTTTCCGCTTTGGACGCCGGTCTTCGGCAGAGTTTGCGTGAAGAATTGCGGGAAATGCAAAAAACTCTCGGCATCACCTTCCTGTTCGTCACCCACGATCAGGAAGAGGCAATGGGCCTAGCCCATCGCATGGGTATCCTCGAGGAGGGCCGGCTTTTGCAGGTGGGCGCCCCTGCCGATTTATATAATCACCCAAAGTCGCCCTTCGTCGCCGGGTTCTTAGGGGCTGTGAACCGGTTTTCCGGCAAGGTCGAACGGCAAAACGCCGATCATACCGTCGTCGCACTGGGAGGCGGCGTCAAAATCAATTGTGAACCCAGGTCAGATTACCCGCCCGGCAAGGCGGTTTCCTGTTTCATCCGGCCGGAGAAAATGTTTTTTCATTCGGAAAGGACAATGGGACCATCGTATAACCGCGTGAAGGCTCTCATCGCCGAAAAAACTTTTCTGGGAAACCAAACCCAGTATCAAACCAAATTGGAAAACCGGCAAATGTGCACTGTATCCGTCCCGCACGATTCGGGGCAGGATAAATTTACCCCATTGGACACTGGAGACCGGGTGGAAATCCTGTTCTCGGCAAAAGACGTCATGCAATTCAAGGATTGA
- a CDS encoding RND transporter — translation MKSKVLLLAAILLLAISGSKVWAEEVEFQRKLKEFISIALKNNPELLEANNRIKVSKEIPPQAGSLDDPVLRFGLSNLPVDTFAFDEHVGTTKDITLSQKLPFPGKLGLRTEIANKNVGVAEQSYDDLRFRITRDVKQSYYELCFVLAAIEITEQNKKLLEQFVTIAETKYSVGKGIQQDVIKAQVELSKIMDELIALNKRKETEQGKLNSLMNLLPQTPLNIPHGITQSSFNYKIEELQGLAEEHRPVLEQIRLTKERYQVARKLAKKDYYPNFNVGFKYGQREDGRAGRNGAFQDRPDFVSAFVGINIPIWYKTKQSRKVAEQSYKMDVAQEAYNKARNQIFLSIKKLMDQEAKSSETLKLIKTAILPQARQSLESALAGYGVDKVDFLTLLNNQVTLLDWEIKYHRELTDYEQTLAELEQTVGKSLF, via the coding sequence ATGAAAAGTAAAGTTTTATTACTAGCAGCAATTTTGCTGTTAGCTATTTCCGGCTCCAAGGTGTGGGCCGAGGAAGTTGAATTCCAGAGAAAGTTAAAGGAATTTATTTCCATTGCTTTGAAGAATAATCCGGAACTTTTGGAAGCGAATAACAGAATCAAAGTCTCCAAAGAAATCCCTCCTCAAGCGGGTTCTCTGGATGACCCTGTTCTTAGGTTTGGATTGAGTAACCTCCCCGTGGATACGTTTGCATTTGACGAGCACGTTGGAACCACAAAAGATATTACGCTTTCTCAGAAGCTCCCCTTTCCAGGGAAATTGGGGCTTCGAACCGAAATAGCGAATAAAAACGTAGGGGTTGCGGAGCAAAGCTACGATGACTTGCGATTTAGAATCACCCGCGATGTCAAACAATCCTATTACGAATTATGTTTTGTTCTGGCAGCCATTGAAATCACAGAGCAGAACAAGAAGCTTTTGGAGCAGTTCGTCACAATTGCGGAAACCAAGTATTCAGTGGGAAAGGGCATTCAGCAAGACGTTATTAAGGCTCAGGTGGAATTGTCCAAAATCATGGATGAATTGATTGCTTTAAATAAAAGAAAAGAGACGGAGCAGGGCAAATTAAACAGCCTGATGAATCTGTTGCCCCAAACCCCATTGAACATTCCGCACGGGATCACTCAATCGTCATTTAACTACAAAATTGAAGAACTTCAAGGGCTGGCAGAGGAACACCGCCCAGTCCTTGAACAAATACGGTTAACAAAAGAGCGGTATCAAGTTGCCAGAAAATTGGCGAAAAAAGATTATTACCCGAATTTTAATGTTGGTTTCAAATACGGACAGCGCGAGGACGGGCGGGCCGGTAGAAATGGAGCTTTCCAGGACCGTCCGGATTTTGTTTCTGCATTTGTGGGGATCAACATTCCCATTTGGTACAAGACCAAACAAAGCCGCAAAGTGGCGGAACAGTCTTACAAAATGGATGTCGCTCAGGAGGCTTACAACAAAGCCCGAAACCAGATTTTTCTCAGTATCAAGAAACTCATGGATCAGGAAGCCAAGTCATCGGAGACTCTGAAACTCATAAAAACAGCCATTCTACCCCAGGCGCGGCAATCGTTGGAATCGGCGTTGGCCGGGTATGGAGTGGATAAGGTGGATTTCCTGACCCTGCTGAATAATCAAGTGACGCTTCTTGACTGGGAAATAAAGTATCACCGTGAGTTAACGGATTACGAGCAAACCTTGGCGGAACTGGAACAAACGGTCGGCAAAAGTTTGTTTTGA
- a CDS encoding putative kinase Y4mE: MASTLDVYLNNKLVGHLIQDDDGQMGFDYSKNWLKDPLAVPISHSLPLRETAFSRKECRGFFAGILPEENKRKIIAGNLGISAQNDYALLEQIGGECAGAVTFVPAGEPLPEKNYSYRSLNETELADILTALPRRPLMAGDEGVRLSLAGVQDKIAVHVNGDKIFIPLGGAPSTHILKPAIERFEGVVFNEAYCMKLATKVGLSTAKVEIRHVDGIDYLLVKRYDRKPVPVPPHLSVWRILINSYARRLHQEDFCQALSIPPEKKYQSEGGPSLKQCFELLRDVSSVPAVDLRYFLDGVIFNVLIGNNDAHGKNFSLLYQERETLLTGGEGIRLAPLYDLVSTVYYPDLTKKMAMKIGGEYVSDKLVPRHFEKLAEEAGLAKPMVVRRVPELAEEVLAGLAEIEIDHEVVCKLITLIKERCEFFINRFKA; encoded by the coding sequence ATGGCCAGCACTCTTGATGTTTATCTCAACAATAAATTAGTTGGCCATCTTATTCAGGATGATGATGGTCAGATGGGTTTCGATTATTCGAAAAACTGGCTGAAAGATCCTTTGGCTGTTCCCATATCGCATTCGCTTCCACTGAGGGAGACGGCTTTCTCACGGAAAGAATGCAGAGGATTTTTTGCGGGCATTTTGCCTGAAGAGAATAAGCGGAAAATCATTGCCGGTAATCTCGGAATCAGCGCTCAAAACGATTATGCCCTGCTGGAACAGATTGGCGGAGAATGCGCCGGGGCTGTGACGTTTGTTCCGGCGGGAGAGCCACTCCCTGAAAAAAACTACAGCTACCGCAGTTTGAATGAAACGGAACTGGCAGATATACTCACAGCATTGCCACGCCGTCCGTTGATGGCTGGTGATGAAGGGGTGCGCCTTTCTCTCGCTGGAGTCCAGGATAAAATTGCCGTTCATGTTAATGGCGATAAAATTTTCATACCCCTTGGCGGCGCTCCCAGCACTCATATTCTGAAACCTGCTATCGAACGTTTCGAAGGGGTCGTCTTTAACGAAGCTTATTGCATGAAATTGGCAACCAAGGTTGGTTTGTCTACTGCCAAGGTAGAAATACGTCACGTGGACGGGATTGATTACCTGTTGGTAAAACGCTATGATCGCAAACCGGTTCCTGTTCCGCCCCATTTAAGTGTATGGCGTATTTTGATCAATTCTTATGCCAGGCGTCTGCATCAAGAGGATTTTTGTCAGGCTCTTTCCATTCCACCAGAAAAAAAATATCAGAGCGAAGGAGGGCCATCTTTAAAGCAGTGCTTTGAATTATTACGAGATGTTTCATCAGTTCCCGCGGTTGATCTTCGGTATTTTCTTGATGGAGTGATTTTTAATGTCTTGATAGGTAACAACGATGCCCATGGCAAGAATTTTTCGCTACTCTACCAGGAGAGGGAGACCTTGCTAACGGGAGGTGAGGGAATAAGATTAGCTCCGCTTTATGATTTGGTGAGCACTGTTTATTACCCTGATCTCACCAAAAAAATGGCTATGAAGATTGGTGGTGAATATGTATCAGATAAACTTGTCCCTAGGCATTTTGAAAAACTAGCGGAGGAAGCCGGTTTGGCCAAACCGATGGTTGTCAGGCGTGTACCGGAACTAGCGGAGGAAGTGCTTGCCGGTCTGGCGGAAATTGAAATTGATCATGAAGTGGTTTGCAAACTAATCACACTCATCAAGGAGCGATGTGAATTCTTTATCAATCGTTTCAAGGCATGA
- a CDS encoding putative HTH-type transcriptional regulator y4mF produces the protein MKSTPEQIGKLIKETRKSLNLTQKDLALTSGTGLRFIIDLEKGKPTCRLAKVLTVLHTLGIRLTFTPPPVVRQK, from the coding sequence ATGAAATCCACACCAGAACAAATTGGCAAGCTGATCAAGGAAACGCGCAAAAGCCTGAACCTGACTCAGAAGGATTTGGCACTTACGTCCGGGACGGGGTTGCGTTTCATCATTGACCTGGAAAAGGGCAAGCCCACCTGTCGGCTCGCAAAGGTGTTGACCGTTCTTCATACCCTGGGGATTCGCCTGACGTTCACTCCTCCACCCGTAGTCAGGCAGAAGTAA
- the purD gene encoding phosphoribosylamine--glycine ligase, whose product MRVLIIGGGGREHALAWKIGHSPKVEEVFCAPGNAGTTEVAINVDIPADDIDRLLKFALEKKIHLTVVGPEQPLVLGIVDRFREKGLRIFGPTAEAAELEGSKVFSKDLMKKYGIPTAKYHASTSAEEALDYAKKSEGPCVIKADGLAAGKGVIICKTSADAVKAITSIMVDKNFGEAGATIVNEEFLEGQEVSLLAFTDGKTVLPLDSAQDHKAAYDGDKGPNTGGMGAYSPAPVFTEALRRQVMETIMIPTVEAMRKEGRLYQGILYAGLMLTASGPRVLEFNARFGDPETQPLLMRMESDIVSLFEACIDGTLDKEKVEWKPQSAVCVVMAAHGYPGSYEKGKAILGLEAAGEIPDVVVFHAGTKSSAKEVLTNGGRVIGVTALGNDTKSAIASAYRAVDKISWDGVHFRKDIGGKAK is encoded by the coding sequence ATGCGAGTATTGATCATTGGCGGAGGAGGCCGGGAACACGCCCTGGCCTGGAAGATCGGACACAGTCCAAAGGTGGAAGAGGTCTTTTGTGCGCCGGGCAATGCCGGGACCACTGAGGTGGCGATTAATGTAGATATCCCTGCCGACGATATCGACCGCCTGCTCAAATTTGCTCTGGAAAAAAAAATCCACCTCACGGTGGTGGGGCCGGAACAACCGCTGGTGCTGGGAATTGTCGACCGGTTCCGGGAAAAGGGCTTACGAATTTTTGGTCCGACTGCCGAAGCTGCTGAACTGGAGGGCAGTAAAGTGTTCTCTAAAGATCTGATGAAAAAATACGGCATTCCCACCGCCAAATATCATGCTTCTACCTCCGCCGAAGAAGCGCTGGATTACGCGAAAAAAAGTGAAGGGCCGTGCGTGATTAAAGCAGACGGACTGGCGGCGGGCAAGGGCGTCATCATTTGCAAAACATCCGCCGATGCGGTTAAAGCCATCACTTCCATCATGGTCGACAAAAACTTCGGCGAAGCCGGAGCCACCATTGTGAATGAAGAGTTTTTAGAAGGGCAGGAAGTCTCGTTGCTGGCGTTTACCGACGGTAAAACGGTGTTGCCGCTGGACTCGGCCCAGGATCACAAGGCTGCGTACGATGGAGATAAAGGGCCGAATACTGGAGGCATGGGCGCTTATTCGCCCGCTCCAGTGTTCACCGAGGCTCTGCGCCGACAAGTCATGGAAACCATCATGATTCCGACAGTGGAAGCCATGCGAAAAGAAGGTCGACTTTATCAGGGCATCCTGTACGCAGGGCTGATGCTCACAGCAAGCGGACCCAGGGTGTTGGAATTTAACGCCCGATTTGGCGACCCAGAAACACAGCCGCTTCTCATGCGTATGGAGAGCGACATTGTTTCCCTCTTTGAAGCCTGCATCGACGGAACCCTGGATAAAGAGAAGGTGGAATGGAAACCGCAATCGGCGGTGTGCGTGGTGATGGCGGCTCACGGCTATCCCGGCTCCTACGAAAAAGGCAAAGCGATTCTCGGCTTGGAGGCGGCGGGGGAAATCCCCGATGTGGTGGTGTTTCACGCCGGGACAAAGTCGTCCGCAAAAGAAGTCCTCACCAACGGCGGCAGGGTTATAGGCGTTACCGCCCTGGGAAATGATACGAAATCCGCTATCGCCAGTGCTTATCGTGCGGTGGATAAAATTTCATGGGACGGGGTGCATTTTAGGAAGGATATCGGCGGGAAAGCGAAGTGA
- a CDS encoding cation transporter, with protein sequence MLKKIIALSLKNRFLVILGTLFVIAWGTYSMLKTPLDAIPDLSDVQVIIFTKYPGQAPQIVEDQITYPLTTAMLSVPFAKVVRGYSFFGLSFVYIIFDDGTDMYWARSRVLEQLNFVTGRLPSGVNPSLGPDATGVGWVYEYALVDRSGKHDLAQLRSLQDWYLRYELQTVPGVSEVASIGGYVKQYQVEVDPNKLIAYNIPLHKIIMAIKRSNNDVGGRLLEMSETEFMVRGLGYIKNLEDIKEIAIGVDDKGTPLKIRDIANVQFGPELRRGLVDLNGEGEVAAGVVIMRYGENALDVINGVKQKLETLKAGLPEGVEIVTVYDRSALIHRAIETLKKTLIEESLIVALICFIFLLHVRSCLAAIVTLPIGILMAFIVMKLQGLNSNIMSLGGIAIAIGAMVDGALVMVENAHKHLEQFRGKKDHWQIIYEAAAEVGPPIFFSLLIITVSFLPVFTLQAQEGRLFSPLAFTKTYAMAAGAILSITLIPVLMGYFVRGRIVPEKKNPVIWILTFLYQPVIWLVLRMKAGIILIAILVVMITIIPLKKLGTEFMPPLNEGDILYMPTTLPGISITKAKELLQQTDKIIRKFPEVHHVFGKIGRAETATDPAPLSMIETTIMLKPEDQWRSGMTVKKLIDEMNAAIQFPGVTNAWTMPIKTRIDMLSTGIKTPVGIKIAGDDLNTLQKLGEEIESVVSNIPGTLSVFSERVVGGNYLDFEIDRKEAARYGLTLGDVQDVIQTAIGGMNITTTIEGLERYPVNLRYSRDLRDDLNKLQRVLIPTPLGQQIPMAQVAKINIKKGPPAIKTENARLNAWIYIDLKDIDVGTYVENAKQVLAKEVSLPPGVSLFWSGQYEYLERAKIRLKLVIPFTLLLIFLLLYFNFQNITESLIVMLSLPFSLVGGIWYIYYLQYELSVAVVVGFIAVAGLAAEIGVLVLVYIDHEFQGKMKNGGINNLQDLRDVVFRGTSERIRPILMAVSATFAGLLPIMWGSGTGSEVMKRIAAPMVGGMISATLLCLIVIPAIYAFVLEHRFKKTENFQK encoded by the coding sequence ATGTTAAAAAAAATCATAGCCCTGTCTTTAAAAAATAGATTCCTGGTTATTTTGGGCACTCTTTTTGTCATTGCCTGGGGAACCTATTCCATGCTGAAAACTCCTTTAGATGCAATCCCCGATTTGAGCGATGTGCAGGTCATTATATTCACCAAATATCCTGGGCAGGCCCCGCAAATCGTGGAAGATCAAATCACGTATCCTCTGACTACAGCCATGCTCTCCGTTCCATTTGCAAAGGTGGTGCGAGGGTATTCTTTTTTCGGACTCTCTTTTGTCTACATCATTTTTGATGATGGGACAGATATGTACTGGGCCAGAAGCAGGGTATTGGAACAATTGAATTTTGTTACAGGCCGACTGCCATCGGGCGTTAACCCTTCTCTCGGACCCGATGCCACAGGGGTTGGGTGGGTCTATGAATATGCTTTGGTGGACAGGTCGGGAAAACACGATCTGGCGCAATTACGTTCTCTTCAGGATTGGTATCTGCGCTATGAACTCCAGACCGTGCCGGGAGTATCAGAGGTCGCCAGCATCGGTGGGTACGTGAAACAGTATCAGGTGGAAGTCGATCCCAACAAACTCATCGCCTATAACATTCCTCTGCACAAAATCATCATGGCGATAAAGCGTAGCAACAATGACGTCGGTGGAAGGCTTCTTGAAATGTCCGAAACCGAGTTCATGGTGCGCGGTTTGGGCTACATAAAAAATCTGGAGGATATTAAGGAGATTGCTATCGGGGTTGATGACAAGGGAACTCCGTTAAAAATACGGGATATTGCCAATGTGCAATTTGGTCCTGAGTTGAGGCGAGGCCTGGTGGATTTGAATGGTGAGGGAGAGGTAGCCGCCGGAGTCGTCATCATGCGCTATGGAGAAAATGCCTTGGATGTCATCAATGGCGTAAAGCAAAAGTTGGAAACATTAAAGGCGGGTCTCCCGGAAGGGGTCGAAATTGTGACTGTTTATGACCGCTCCGCTTTGATCCACCGTGCCATTGAAACCCTCAAAAAGACGTTGATCGAGGAAAGCTTGATCGTTGCCCTCATCTGCTTCATTTTTCTTCTTCATGTCCGTTCTTGCCTGGCAGCCATCGTGACTCTTCCCATCGGAATATTGATGGCATTTATCGTAATGAAACTGCAAGGGTTGAATTCCAACATCATGTCTCTGGGAGGCATCGCCATCGCCATTGGCGCCATGGTCGACGGGGCTCTCGTCATGGTCGAAAATGCTCACAAGCATCTGGAGCAGTTTAGAGGTAAAAAAGACCACTGGCAGATTATTTATGAAGCCGCCGCCGAGGTAGGACCGCCAATATTCTTCAGTCTGTTGATAATAACGGTCTCATTTCTTCCCGTATTTACCCTGCAAGCCCAGGAAGGAAGGTTATTTTCTCCGCTTGCTTTTACTAAAACCTATGCCATGGCCGCAGGAGCCATTCTCTCCATCACCCTCATCCCTGTTCTCATGGGATATTTTGTGCGCGGAAGGATTGTGCCTGAAAAAAAGAATCCGGTTATCTGGATACTCACCTTTTTATACCAGCCTGTTATCTGGCTGGTCTTAAGAATGAAAGCGGGGATTATTTTAATAGCGATTTTGGTTGTCATGATAACAATCATTCCCCTAAAAAAGCTTGGCACAGAGTTTATGCCTCCCTTGAACGAGGGAGACATCCTGTATATGCCGACCACACTGCCCGGTATCTCGATCACCAAAGCCAAGGAATTACTCCAGCAAACTGATAAGATCATCCGGAAATTTCCGGAAGTCCATCATGTGTTTGGAAAAATTGGACGGGCGGAAACGGCCACGGACCCGGCTCCCCTGAGCATGATCGAGACCACGATCATGCTAAAACCCGAAGATCAATGGCGGTCCGGAATGACGGTCAAAAAGCTCATTGATGAAATGAATGCCGCGATTCAATTTCCAGGGGTGACGAACGCCTGGACCATGCCGATCAAGACGCGCATCGATATGCTGTCCACCGGCATCAAGACGCCCGTCGGAATAAAAATCGCTGGAGACGATTTGAACACACTCCAGAAACTGGGAGAGGAAATAGAGTCGGTTGTCAGCAATATTCCAGGAACCCTCAGTGTATTTTCCGAAAGAGTGGTTGGTGGAAATTACTTGGATTTTGAAATCGACCGCAAGGAAGCCGCCCGTTACGGATTGACCCTGGGAGATGTTCAAGATGTCATTCAAACCGCCATCGGTGGCATGAACATCACCACCACCATTGAAGGATTGGAACGGTATCCCGTCAATCTGAGGTACAGCCGGGACTTACGCGACGATTTAAATAAATTGCAACGAGTTCTGATTCCTACGCCATTAGGACAACAAATTCCCATGGCCCAGGTAGCGAAAATAAATATTAAGAAGGGGCCTCCGGCGATTAAAACCGAAAACGCCCGCTTAAACGCATGGATTTATATTGATTTGAAAGATATCGATGTTGGAACGTATGTCGAGAATGCGAAGCAAGTATTAGCAAAGGAGGTTTCATTGCCGCCAGGGGTCAGCCTGTTTTGGAGTGGTCAATACGAGTATCTGGAACGGGCAAAGATAAGGTTGAAATTAGTGATTCCCTTCACCTTGCTCCTGATTTTTCTTTTACTGTATTTCAATTTTCAAAATATCACCGAGAGCTTAATCGTGATGCTCTCTCTGCCATTTTCCCTGGTCGGAGGCATCTGGTACATTTATTATCTGCAATATGAATTAAGCGTTGCGGTGGTGGTTGGATTCATTGCCGTGGCAGGTCTCGCCGCCGAAATCGGTGTGTTGGTCCTGGTTTATATCGACCATGAATTCCAAGGGAAAATGAAAAATGGCGGCATCAACAATCTCCAGGATTTGAGAGATGTTGTTTTCAGGGGAACCTCAGAAAGGATACGTCCCATACTAATGGCGGTGTCAGCAACATTTGCCGGTCTGTTACCCATCATGTGGGGTAGTGGTACGGGTTCTGAAGTTATGAAACGAATCGCCGCTCCCATGGTTGGAGGAATGATCTCAGCCACTTTGTTATGTCTGATCGTCATTCCAGCCATTTACGCATTTGTATTGGAGCATCGATTTAAAAAAACTGAAAATTTCCAGAAATGA
- a CDS encoding amino acid ABC transporter permease, producing the protein MDLDLQKIKASRKKPSTLSTSPQHWAWNIAVAGSILFLVYLPARDTFLPESAAKDYLKLLPLLPQGILYTLAVTLLGSASAIFAGLLVAFGKLSRYRGIQIAASFYTEILRGIPLLVLLFYVYYALGQYLHIPAFAAAVLGFGLCYGAYMADVFRAGIESIPKEQGEAARSLGMTERQAMFQIILPQAMRTIVPAIGNQTLGMLKDTSLVSVLAITDILRIGNEYATRHFNYFETYTYVALTYLILTLLMSRGVLTLESRMRFR; encoded by the coding sequence ATGGATCTCGATCTGCAAAAAATTAAAGCGAGTCGAAAGAAACCTTCAACCCTTTCCACAAGCCCCCAGCACTGGGCGTGGAACATCGCCGTTGCAGGAAGTATTTTATTCCTGGTATATCTACCGGCCAGGGATACGTTTCTCCCCGAAAGCGCAGCGAAAGATTATCTGAAACTGCTCCCTCTCCTTCCGCAGGGAATCTTATACACTCTTGCAGTTACTTTGTTAGGCAGTGCGTCCGCCATTTTCGCGGGGCTCCTGGTAGCGTTTGGAAAACTTTCCCGTTACCGGGGAATTCAAATCGCGGCATCGTTCTACACCGAGATTCTGCGCGGCATTCCTTTGCTGGTTCTGCTGTTTTATGTCTATTACGCTCTTGGACAATATCTTCACATCCCGGCATTCGCCGCCGCGGTTCTTGGATTCGGGCTGTGTTACGGGGCTTATATGGCGGATGTGTTCCGGGCCGGTATCGAGTCCATTCCCAAAGAGCAGGGCGAAGCCGCTCGCAGTCTGGGAATGACCGAACGACAGGCCATGTTCCAGATCATTCTGCCGCAGGCGATGCGCACCATCGTGCCTGCCATCGGCAATCAGACGCTTGGGATGTTAAAAGACACCAGTCTGGTTTCCGTCCTCGCCATCACCGATATTTTGCGCATCGGGAACGAATACGCCACCCGGCATTTCAACTATTTTGAGACTTACACCTATGTGGCCTTGACCTACTTGATCCTCACTCTGCTGATGTCGCGGGGGGTGCTCACCCTTGAAAGCAGGATGCGCTTTCGGTGA